The Xiphophorus couchianus chromosome 3, X_couchianus-1.0, whole genome shotgun sequence genome segment GGACCCCCCTCATCCCCATCCCTCCAACCtcattctgctttttctttctctataaAAACGCCACTAACTCCTCCACTCCTAAAATCCCCACTCTTCCCTCTGTGTGCGCGGATTTCcaccccaccaccaccatcatcatcttcatcatcatcgtGGAGTTGACATCATCTTTTTCTCCAGCAGATGACCATGTGCGCGCTTGCCCTTGCAACCTTTAAGTGACTGTTTACATCCTGGACGGCTTCTTCTTCTTACATAAGTcaccaaaaatataaatatgcagcTCGCTGCGCTGCCGCAGCTCCGCAGCGCGGCTGCGTTTCTGCGCCTGCATGCGGCGCAGGAGGCGAGCTGAACGCTTCCTCCTTCCTGCACAGGAGAAGGGCTGGATGTGGGCCGCCACATGCTGGCGAACCTGAGACGGAATGGTacggagggagggagagagggaggctCGTTTTTTGTCTCACTGAGGacggagggaggagaggagaggcgGAGGGGGGGTCGGTGTAAAACCAGACTGGGTGGAGCAACGCATCGGCCCGGCCCCATCCACCGAGCAGACGGCCGGAGCTCGGTACTGTACCGAGAGTCTGGCGGATGGAGAGAGATGGGGGGCGGTCTGTGGGAGGGTCTAGCGCAAAGAGGGAAGGAGGAggggtgaggaggaggaggaggaggcggcacGGGTGCTGTTTCTCCAGTCTCTTTCCCCTGTCTTTGTCTCACACACTCTTTTGTTAGCCATGCCTAGCCTGCTGGTTCTAGCAGGGATCATGGAGAAAAATGGGGGCTACGGCGGGGATCTGGCCGGCTCCGGCTTCGGCGGCGAAGGTCTCCTCGTGGCGCCCGACGAGGAGGAGGACGACTCCCGTGCCCTCAGGGTCGCGCTCGGCCAGTTGTCGCTGCTGGGGCTCGGGGAAGGCGAGGACGGCGGCGGCGGAGCCCCGACAACAGGAGTGCAGGACCGGagcaacaataacaacaacaaccaccaccaCAACCACGCCAACAGCGTCGGGGGCGGCGGGGACGCGGCCATCCTGCAGGGGAAGAGCAAGTTGTGCGCCCTGTACGACAGCTCCTCAGCAGAGACTAAAGGACGAGGCTGCAACATAACAGAATGCGTCCCGGTGCCCAGCTCCGAACATGTGGCCGAGATAGTGGGGAGGCAAGGTAAACCGCAGCCCGCTCGTTATTTCCCTACAAACTTCCTGCTTTTCTTCCCCTCAAACAGGCTGCATGCCTCCCTGAGCCGCCCGCTTGTTGTGCTCCAACTGTTACCTGGTGTTATTTGACAAAGAAAAGGGAGTGGTGTGGGCTCCCTTTTTTTTATAGCTACTCCTCAGAGGCATCAGCCtcccactttttctttttccgcTTCAAATGTTTCAAGTTCTCATCTTTCCACAGAAACCATCCGCTCGCCCGTTTTGCGCTCATTTCTCGCTCTTTTTGAGCGTATTTGCGCAGAGGGAAGGGGGGTGGAGAGGGTGGGAAATACTGGGAGAAAGCTCCCTTCCCTCCTGGGCGAATGATTCCACATCCACGCCATCAATGTCAGCGCGCAGACACGCGCTGTGGAGCAGGAGAGCGCTGCTTCCTTTGTCGTCTGAGACGCGCcagactgtttaaaaaaaagaaaaaaaaaacatgcaactgGCGACGAGGGGGGCGTCTTTTCGTCTCAACCCAACAACATCACCAAATATTAGTCATCTGGCCGTAAAAAGTGCTGGATGTTTCAAGcccttcttttttattatcCAGCTTGTTGTTTACGTTGCGCACTGGCCCAGTGACACAATTGGACAAAGAAAACGTGCTCACcttgttgttgtttctctgcTCTTCACGTCAGACAGTTGGAAAGTTTAGATcccaaaacaaagcagattgAGATTCTAATTTTCCTGTTTCCCTTTTCCTGCTGAACAAAGAGTGGAAGACGAGTGACAACAGCTGTCAAACAAAGGTGTGTGTCTGGGGTGGGGTGAGATCTAACAGGAGGAGGGGGGCATTGATTTGGGGAGCCCAGCCAGAAGTTGCAGCTGTATTTTTGCAGAAGTTTCTGCAGACAAGCCTGAAGAAGGGGCAGGGGAGTGTTTTCTGTATTGATTGGTGGGGGTGCTGCCATGATGGGCAGAGGAAGTGGAAGCTGAATGGTCTGGCGGTGCCTTGGAGCCCGTTTGGGTGCACACCCTCCAAGCCACATGGCTGTCTGTCAGGCTGGGGAGCCAGAGGGGGGCTGGGCTCTGAGCAGGCACAAAGACTGCAGGGTGGGTGAGGTTCCGTCGGTGAAATCCAGCTTTACCTCCAACCAGACGTCCGTAAAACCATCAGGGTTCCAGAGGAGCTGCTTTTGCAGAGTGCCCAACCCCCGCTGCATTATATTTTGTGGACTCGGTGCTGCTGAGTGCCCCTTGTTTCCCTGTGCGACTCCCACTCTTCACTCTGAAGTGTTAGTTTTGGATTTTAATGGGATAACCGTTAACGGACAGAGCGGACCAGCGATTGGGCTGGTTTTATGTCTGATTTGGGGGGAACTGAGGTGAGCCTGCTTTGGTTGGCTCTTTGGTCACACCCCCCTACTCTGTCTGGGTAAAACTGGAGCTTCCTGTCATGAAGGgatgattattttttctctcctgtcAGCCGATGCTCTTGCACCCTCCTCTCCTCTGATGAAGCATGGCTTTGTTTTGAATCACCTCGTTCACTACAGTTTAGCAGCATGAGTGTGAATCTGTCTCCTGTGACCTTAATTCTGCTCTTGATTAATTCATCCTTgcctattttatttattgataatcCTTTAATTAAGAGACTAATGTGTACTTGCTCAAATTTAGGATGTAGTTTGGGAAAGGGAACTGAATAGTTCCTTAAGCCCCTGTGTCATGAGCGGGTTTATTAGCCTAATGCCGTGCTGTGGCCTTGGAGGGCATTTTCAGAATTGGGGCACGAGCTGCTCTAACCTTAATGAGGAGCCAACATACGCAGGACTGCTGTCGTTTCTTGACCTCGCCTGTACCTGGCAATCCATCCAGAAACGATACATACCCTGCTCTGTCCTACTACAAGGTCAGGCAATCTAATGAAAGAACATTACCCTGCGCTCACTCAGATCAGGATGCCGTCTTAAAAGCACTTTAATAGGGTAAACTCATAAACAGTGATCAAAAACAGGCAGATGTGGAGATATAAATGGTCCGAAAACGATGCGGCTCTGGGTTGACGGCGTCGCAGGTTCAAGGAGAGGTCAGCAATGTAGCGAAAGTGTAAAGTTCACCAAATCCGCCACGTTTGTGCAGATCGACACTTCTCCATGTTCTCCTTGGTGAGCTGTGATTCAGAGCAACAATACTGTGGAGTCGGAGACCTCATAAATCATGCTAATTAGTCTGAATATCATTTGCTGGTGAAACATTAATAAGTGGAAGCAGTCAACAGGAACAACGCAACTAAATTAGATGGATTTCCACCAGTTATCCTTTTATGTAATTATCAGGAAAGTCTTGTTGACTTgcttaaaaatgtctgaaatgtgtCTTTTCAGGTTGCAAGATAAAAGCTCTGCGAGCCAAGACCAACACCTACATCAAGACCCCCGTTCGAGGAGAGGAGCCTGTGTTTTTAATCACTGGCCGGAAGGAAGATGTTGCACTGGCCCGTCGTGAAATCATCTCTGCTGCAGAGCACTTCTCCATGCTCCGCGCCTCCCGCAACAAGCTGGGGGTGTCCTTCAGCGGCTCCCCACCCACGCCTCTGCCGGGTCAGACCACCATTCAGGTGAGAGTGCCATACCGCGTTGTGGGGCTGGTAGTGGGGCCTAAGGGCTCCACCATTAAGCGCATCCAGCAGCAGACCTGCACGTACATCGTGACCCCCAGCCGAGACCGTGACCCGGTCTTTGAGATCACGGGTTCCCCGAGCAATGCTGAGCGCGCCCGCGAGGAGATCGAGGCGCACATCGCCTTCCGAACAGGAGGCCTGCACGACCACAACAACGAGAACGACTGTCTGGGGCCAAACGGGGGAAGTAGCCCGGCGGGCAGCACCGGCGGTCTGGAGAGCCGGCTACAGCAGGTGTGGGGGCTGCAGGGGGGCCAGCGCAAGCCTCTCACCAGCAGCTACCGCCAGAACTTCTCAGATGCCATGGTTGGAGGCGGGAgcgggggaggaggaggagagggaggggggaTCTACAACAAGAGCAACTTCTCCAGCTCCGGAGAGAAACCTTGCTCGTATTTTGGATCTGAGGGCACCCAGGGCTGGGGGGACCCCGACTACCCCAAACAGGTGTCCTTTTACACCCAGCAGCGCTCCAAAAGCTTCGGCGGCCTCCCACTGCCCCTGACCAGACTCTCTCCTGGGTTACCGGAGCCCTGCGGAGGCGGGACCCCCAACAACTCAGTCACCAGCATCGTTTCCGGCTCGCCTCATGCCCAGGCTCGCCGTGCCCACAGCGAGCCCGCCTCGGCCGGGGACGGCTTCCCGGGCCGCCTGCCGGTGCCGGACTCTCCGCCGGCCACCGTGCGGGACTGCATGACCTGCTTTGAGAGCAAAGTGACGGCTGCCTTGGTGCCCTGTGGCCACAACCTGTTCTGCATGGAGTGCGCCATCCGAATCTGTGAGCTGAACCACCCGGAGTGCCCGGTGTGCCACACCCAGGTCACTCAGGCCATCCGGATATTCTCCTAAAGAACCACGTCCGTTTTATCCTTAGTTTCCTCAGTGTTTcttcaataattatttactgtTCTTATGATtactattattatcattattattatatacatttttgtttttcagaaaatttaaaaacaatcaagcaGATATTTTAGAAGGCCTGCTTGCTTTACTAAAAAgtataagaaatatttttaagtttttctttttatatatatatgcatatatattttataaaagttttgtttataaGAGAAGTATAGTACCttgcattttcagttttttgactgctgctgtttttcattcatgaaTCACAGTGTAGGCAGAGGTAGACagtaatgtgaacattttattcttcgattatttttttttggttttttatctTAAAGTGGGTTTTATTGAAGGAAACAGATGATTGTTGAGGAACCCAATCTGCACTTGACTGACCTACAGAGTCAATGTTGTTACTAGAAGGAATAACAAACAGAACTTATTGCACCTTACAATCATCTTGGTCTAAAACAGGATTGTTAAAATCGTACCTTGAGAAATTCAAAAGCAGCAGATGTGAAGTTAAACTCGACGTTTTCAGTTAAACTGTGATTGTGGGTTCGGATAATTGGTCCAAAGTATTCTGGCTAAAGGATAAACGTGTATGGGTTCGTTCCAGTCGGGATCTATACAGAAAGAGATGAAGCAAATCTTTATTTCAttagaaaacagatttaaaaaggataggattttaattatttatagaaACTGCTTGAATTTTATGGATATTATTCAGAGAGAGGATGAGGGTTGCTGTAAAGGTGGGGATTCTCCGACCGGTAGCCGTTGGTGACGCTTTGGTCACCACAGTTTGTTGAAAAGACTCGGTAATGCTTTGCTGCTCGTGGCTCTTGAAAAGCATGTGGCTCCTCGGTTGGCTTAAAGCGTTGATTTAATTTGCGAGGCCAAAAAGCCTTGGAATCCATCCAGTTGGCCCCTTTTTGATATTCCCCAAGGACTTGTCTCAAAGCCACCTTAACCACGCTTTTATTGTGTCGTGCGGTCGTTTGGCCGCGTCTGGCTAACAATGGAGGACGAGGCGGGAGCCCCCCTCTCGTGTCCTCGGAGAACCTTAAGATTGGACGGAAGCTGAATGAATCGTCTCCTGAATCAGCAGCAGTAGATTAAAGGAGCAGATACTGTAAAACACAGAGTCCAGGGCTGGTAATCCTTTCTCCTGCGAGGGGCCTTCCGTCCCCCCTGTAATTAGCAGAGCTGTACAAGAGCAGGTGTTTCGCGGCGCGCTGCGGCTCTGACCCTGAGTTTGGAGGTCTCGCCTAGcccctttctttctctcttttctttggGAGTGGCTTTCATGCCTCCCCTCCACCTCCACCGGTGCTGCTGGGCTTACAGTTGGACCGTTTGCTTTTGAGCCGTATTGTCTGCGCCTTCGGTGGCGGCCGGCGTGGGCCACGGAGCGTTCGGACACGGCCTGGATTCGCTCATTGATAATTAGGCAAATGGGTCGGTCCAGGTGCGGACCGTGTGGGGACTCTGGACCCCCGAACCACTGAAGGGAGCTAGGCGAATAGGAAACccctccttttttccccctgctcCTTTTCTTACCCAAACGGGGACAAGGAGAGGGGGTGCACTCTTTTGTCCCAAAACACACATGGACACAGAAAGACACTAGCCGCATTTGGCAGCCGTGAAATAAAATGGAGGTTTAGGAGAGACATTCATAATCCAGTTACCTGGAATATTTATTCCAGTTGATGAAAAGCAAACCGTTTAGTGATCATATCACAGGGGGCCCGTGTTAATCCCCCTCTTTGGGTGCCATCTGTGGGACAGTTTCTACTGTAAGGGGCATCCCACGACTGGCCCTTTGCCTCGAACGGCCCCGGCCCCCAACTCGCGTTACTTTCACAATGAAATCAGACTATTGTAATTGACAGGAAGGCAGAGGAAACGCCCCATTTAACCAGCACTCATGCTGAATCAAATTACACACCCGCTGCGTCTGCCTTAGCCCCAGCCTGGGGATTTCAGAGGGCTAGAGCAATGGATCGGGGGGTTGGGGGGATTAAAGCTGTTGAATGATGGGAGGGAGTAAGGGAGGAGTATacttcaagacaaaaaaaaaaaaaagaaaaaaaaaaggagaaaaaaaacccccctgCAGACCGAGCAGCTCTACTGATCATCAGGTCTTTGAGTGAGTGTTGAGCTGCTGTCACATGTGGGCCGGCACCGGCGACCCAGCAGGCCTGAATAATTTGGGGGtctcattttaacaaaacaaatccagtcTTCAGGGCCTAAACGCCCCTTCcctaaaggaaaaacaaaatgaagaagaaggaggagaagtGACCGCTGGCATGATTGCAGCCAGAGCACCGGACTGGCATCGAAAGTTCCCAGAAATCTGAGGAGGACTGAGTTTTAGGGAAGGAGAAAATGCACAGAGGTCTGGCCGAAGCTTTCAGCGTCACAACGAGGCGGGACGACCCCCGCTCTTTGAActtagtatttttttgtttgttttatttctgccttAATGTTTTTTATGGAATATTGCCATTGCTTTGGCTGACAAGGTAGCAACTTTGGCCTTTTGATACAGTACCACTCCCCAATAACCAACTTTgtaaagaagttatttttggAAAAGAAGAATGTGAATCAAACCGCTCGGGTGGGGATTAGGGGGGATTCTGGACATTAGGCTCTTTAAAAacacatgacttaaaagaaaaaaaaaaagaataaagcacCTTATTATAAAACACGCGCATCTGATTAATACCAAACCGACCGCTGATGGTGAAATCTATCTCACAATCTGAAAGACACGCACATAAGGATTCcctatcattttttttcttgtgtggtTTGGTGATTCTTGTGCTCAGTAGTGACAATTTGGGAGTTCTCAtcatttttcccctcttttcaGTTTTGCACTGGTTTAACAAAGATGTCTTATTGGAGGTTCTCCCGGTTTAGACGCTGTAAGTTAAGGAGTGTCCTTCATGTGAAGGCACCGTGTTGTAAATATGGTGTGTGTATCAGCTAGGAAGAGCCAGACGCAGGCCCGCCTAAAGtgagtttttcattattttttaacaatctCAAAGTGTCATCGTCGATGTtttagaataaatttaaaaaaaaacaaactaggagataaaatgtttatatatgcGCCCCGTCACCCTTTTGACTATATTAGTATATTAGATAGATCCATACATGtaagaaatattatttactaAGTATGTCATCCAAATATAGATAAGCAGACACTACTATAAACAGTAAGAATGAATTTTATGAAGCCACTGATGTATCCAGTCTTAATTAAATAGGCAAATATTTAAGAACGTTTAGCCCCTGTAgaagaaatcagtttttatttatcaggaaAGCAATAATAGGAGGATACTGGGAGTCAGCTCTTTGAATAATGTTCTGTTTAGAAACTGACCTTCGTTATTAGCATAATCCTGCTGCATTTCTGTCTTTTAGTGACCTGAATGAGTAGAACAGCTTCAGGGTTAGTTTGGGATTTTAATCATGTTTGTATCAATCATATTcaggacttttattttgttaaagagTCCGGCAAGGTTTACAGCTTCTGATGGCATGAGGATGATGCTGTCGTTTAATCCTTATTTTGCACCgcgatgatttatttttttctttactttgaaagaaaaaggtcAGATTTAACCAAAGAACAGAAGAGAGCTAACTTATTACATCGTTTTAACCAATCTAGCATAATAATCTgcctttttatttacagtttactgAACTAAGAAGTGATCCTACAGATTGAAATACTCCCAAAAGTGAAACACCGCTAGCAGACAGAACTATTCTGGCCCAGAAATCAGGTTATGTTTTCCAAAAAAGAGGATTTTTGATTAAACGgaaaccagatttttaaaatattctgtatttAACTCTCTTAAGTTCACCTGCATGATACTCAAAACTATTACAATAGGTAAGATTTATCAAGAAGAAACTCATAAAAAGGATCCAGCAGCCTGATATCTAAAGTGTATAAAAGCTTTAAGACCTTAAAGAGaacatcagtttaaaatcaTATATTTACTGTGTAGTTTAACTGACTGAAACATAGTTTAACTCCTAAGAATATAAGTTTCATTTGTCCAGCTCACCTGGAGTAAGGACTTCCTGCGGAGCAGCAGAGGGTGGGACAACTCAGTGATACATTATGTTTGTGTTAGTATTATTTACTATATCGTATTAAGGTTGCTATTATAGTAAAAAgtagatgtttttcttctcttaatATCAAAAAGGTCTTTATGCATTTCTGTAGAAACCCTTTTAAAGGAGTGATAGGAAATCCTTATTTTCAATGGATGCACTTAAGCAATTCTACCAACCTGTCAGTCACACATTGAACAAGCAATGCATTtgaatgtaaaaagaaataaaaaaaatgggggaaaaataaactaatgcacccttttttatttttcacaatttacaaGTGAgctttaagttagtttttttggAAGGAATTTGCAACAGGTTTTCGACGTAGTCTATATTTGAGTTCTTCCACATGCATTTATAGAAAGtaacttaaaaatgaataaaaaaaacatattacagTTTTTCAGATCTATTTTGCTAACATGGGTTATTATTTCAtagaaagcagaggaaaaaaaagtcagtatcTGGATGTTATTTATGGAAAATGAAGCAACGTATTTATGAGTAACCtcaagacattttgttttttaattaaaatgacaagaagttaatatatttctaaacacAGGAAAGTCAGTTTCTACTAATAACTAAAAAGgagaagttttatttatgaaagttATGGACACTTTGCCCACGTGCTTCACAGTGGATGAAGTAGGTGGGAACGAGTTTCCCCATAGCTGAAATTTTAACTTCAGACATGCACTACTGCAACATCAGTGCATTAACAACGGAAGAACTACAGAAAATAATagaatatttttagaatttggAGATATTTTAGTCACAGAGCATCAATTTTGTGCCTCAACTCTATTTTTTCTTGCATCAGCATTCTTTGTGCAGTGCTGCTTGCTGTAACCCCCGCCCTTCCCAACCCCATGTTACTGACTGAACGCATTATTACTCATTTCCTCTGTAATCTAAACTCGCTTTTTTCttatcaaaatgtaaaagaagaaaaactgcaatgCTTGGAGTGAATGAGGCAGCTGTGACCCTCTCGCCCAGCagggccacacacacacacacacacaacttgtAAACACTTTCATTCACACATCTCCTACATCCACAACTCAGTCTGATCGATCCATGGCAGCGGAGCGTGAtcggcttaaaaaaaaaagcctttttgaTCGACTTTTCCTGATGCGTTAATTAGGTAAAGTGCAAGTCGAGGAGGAGCCAGCGCACTGTGTAGATCTGTGTAactaaatgcaaacacacacactcacacacaaacactccaGATTCATTACCGTACTAGTTTGCATGTATATTGTATGGTCACTTAGCCAGGAGAAACGGTGCGGCGGCACGCTCGCACCGTTTCTTCGCTGTAGATTTTCATAGTTGGAGTCTCTTTAGAAAAGCCGAAGGGAGTTTGGAGCCAGACGGAGACCATTTCAGTCCCCCGCACCAATGTCTGACCTCTCACTTAGAAAATGTGTTACGCTGCAAAGAAATAGCTTCCATTTGTACAAGAGACGAAACTTCTTCTGCCTGAAACGGATAAAATGCATCCCAAACTCAGAGAGCGTGGTTTTCCCGCTGCGTGTGAACGGTTGGGGACCGACATGGCGCTCGCTGGTGAAACTCCGCCCTTTTCCAAAGAGGCCGATGCAGTCTGACAGTTTGTCTTCGGTAGCGTTTCCAATTTTTCCAGCACAGTAGGTGTTTCATACCGGTCTAATAGTGGTTGTAGTGCATTAGTTGTTTGGGGCCGGCAGCAGCCGGCGTTCGGTTCTGGTTTCTCTGTGAACAGTGAGGGAGGCGTCGCCGCTGCGGCCCTCTGAGGCGGATCGTTGatggatgggaaaaaaaacattaaaaaagtttaTGAACTCTGTTACAGTGTGCCATGCCCTCACAAGGCAGGAAATATTGCAGGTTTATTTCTTATAgcacatgtttttttgtgaattacatttttggagacatttttattatgattattataattattattgtatCTGCGCCATGTTAGTTCTggttctttgttattttttcaagattcaaaatgtattgtaaatgtttctaataaaacaaaaaggaaatgattTCCAGTTTAagcagattgtgtttttttccctgagAGTCCTGATGGCTGGATTGATCTGTAGATGATGAcgattaatatttaataatcagTAATCAGAGGGAAAATATCAGCCTGCAGCACTTTGCAAACATCTTAAATTACACTGGATATTAGAGGGTATGATGGTCAATAATGAGctggttgtttttaaaactggagACACATAAAAGATGAGCTATaacaaatctgatttatttatttatacatgtgCAGTCCAAATATACATACAACAgaataaaggcttaaaaatgTCGACCTACACCCAGTTTAAGACTCGTGTTGATGTGGAAATAAACACCCTGTGTGTCTAACCTTTGGATTAAATCAagcccctccctccctcctctatTCCGCTATGAGACGCTAACAAACGCGGCCCTGGCTCCCGAACACAACCCCCACCGATCGGACAGGAAATAAAGACGAGTGAAAGTGAGGGCAGACCTCAGGGGGATCCCAGGAGGCAGAGTCCTCTTCCAGTTACATACAGCAGAGAGCAGAGCCAGAGAGCAGTAGGTGAGCAGGCAGCGGAGGATttcatttacagtaaaacaagCCATCACTGTACATCAGAGACCACAGGAGCAGGGCAGGGCTGAGTGGCCTCACTATCTCATCCCCTGAAACCcaatccatccattcattcatccgtCCCAGCTAGCGGGCGGCTCGTCCGCGTTTCTAAACCACATCTTTCCCCCCATCGCCGCTGCGCCGCGAGGTTTTAAGGGGGAAAAGGTGAAACGGTCAGGATGGGAGCCGACATGCTCTGCAGTTAACCCATCCGGCAGCGGCGGCAGGCGCAGCCATCCCATCCCATTTAGAGTCAACGCTGTGCAGAGGCTGGCGGGAGCATGACTCATCTTCGGAGCACAAAGTGTGTGAAGAGTAGGAGAGGCGCCCAAACAAAGATCAAAAGCACTCAGAGCGAAGCTGCTCGTCACCGACAGGGAAGGATGGAGTCAAACTCTCCTGATTCCTTCATGGAAAgacttgttttaaatgaaagaaaacaatcaaacgAAGAGAAAATCCCTTTTTTCTGTGAAGCAGTTAGTGTGGGAAACCCTTTGGCCAAACAAGACAAGtgttaataaatataaagaacaacataattttctaaatattccagaaaacaaagggaaagaaGGGAGAGAAGGCTGCTTTTCAGTCTTCTGGGAGTGGATTGTTACAGCCCAGCATCCCAGGAGTGAGAAACGGAGAGGAAGCCTGTACAATCCGGCTTTTTAGGAGAGAAACTgcagaagaaggaggagaaaaaagggCCTGATAGCATGTTCAGTTTCACATCAGAACCTGAATCCATGGTGATGAGGCAGCTTCTTATAAAATCCCAACCCTCCCACATCACATCCTGTCCATCCTTCATTTACTGCTCCCCCCCCTCGTATCTACACAAACCCAGTGGAAGCGTCCCTCTACCCGTCAGCGCCTCCGTCTGTCCGTCTGGCCGGCCGGCGCTGCGGTGAGACGAAGGCGGAGGTCAGCGGCGAGGTCTCAGTTGTTCTGGCAGCAGGCGCCCCTACTGGACGAGCTCTGGGTGGGTTCCACCGTGATGGGAACCACGTTGGAGGCCGGAGAGAAGTCCGAGTTGCCCTGGCCCGTCATCTGCCTCTGGGACACGATGTGGTAGATGGCTGCG includes the following:
- the mex3a gene encoding RNA-binding protein MEX3A; protein product: MPSLLVLAGIMEKNGGYGGDLAGSGFGGEGLLVAPDEEEDDSRALRVALGQLSLLGLGEGEDGGGGAPTTGVQDRSNNNNNNHHHNHANSVGGGGDAAILQGKSKLCALYDSSSAETKGRGCNITECVPVPSSEHVAEIVGRQGCKIKALRAKTNTYIKTPVRGEEPVFLITGRKEDVALARREIISAAEHFSMLRASRNKLGVSFSGSPPTPLPGQTTIQVRVPYRVVGLVVGPKGSTIKRIQQQTCTYIVTPSRDRDPVFEITGSPSNAERAREEIEAHIAFRTGGLHDHNNENDCLGPNGGSSPAGSTGGLESRLQQVWGLQGGQRKPLTSSYRQNFSDAMVGGGSGGGGGEGGGIYNKSNFSSSGEKPCSYFGSEGTQGWGDPDYPKQVSFYTQQRSKSFGGLPLPLTRLSPGLPEPCGGGTPNNSVTSIVSGSPHAQARRAHSEPASAGDGFPGRLPVPDSPPATVRDCMTCFESKVTAALVPCGHNLFCMECAIRICELNHPECPVCHTQVTQAIRIFS